The following proteins are encoded in a genomic region of Balaenoptera ricei isolate mBalRic1 chromosome 14, mBalRic1.hap2, whole genome shotgun sequence:
- the LOC132347453 gene encoding ras-related protein Rab-2A-like: MAYAYLFKYVIIGDTGVGKSCLLLQFTDKRFQPVHDLTIGVEFGARMITIDGKQIKLQIWDTAGQGSFRSITRSYYRGAAGALLVYDITRRDAFNHLTTWLEDARQHSNSNMVIMLIGNKSDLESRREVKREEGEAFAREHGLIFMETSAKTASNVEEAFINTAKEIYEKIQEGVFDINNEANGIKIGPQHAATNATHAGSQGGQQAGGGCC; the protein is encoded by the coding sequence ATGGCGTACGCCTATCTCTTCAAGTACGTTATCATTGGCGACACAGGTGTTGGTAAATCATGCTTATTGCTACAGTTTACAGACAAGAGGTTTCAGCCAGTACATGACCTTACTATTGGTGTAGAGTTCGGTGCTCGAATGATAACCATTGATGGGAAACAGATAAAACTTCAGATTTGGGATACAGCAGGGCAAGGGTCCTTTCGTTCCATCACAAGGTCATATTACAGAGGTGCAGCAGGGGCTTTACTAGTGTATGATATTACAAGAAGAGACGCATTCAACCACTTGACAACCTGGTTAGAAGATGCCCGCCAGCATTCCAATTCCAACATGGTCATTATGCTTATTGGAAATAAAAGTGATTTAGAATCTAGAAGAGAAGTAAAAAGAGAAGAAGGTGAAGCTTTTGCACGAGAACATGGACTTATCTTCATGGAAACTTCGGCTAAGACTGCTTCTAACGTAGAAGAGGCATTTATTAATACAGCAaaagaaatttatgaaaaaatccaAGAAGGAGTCTTTGACATTAATAATGAGGCAAATGGCATTAAAATTGGCCCTCAGCACGCTGCTACTAATGCCACGCACGCAGGCAGTCAGGGAGGACAGCAGGCCGGTGGGGGCTGCTGTTGA